CATCTATACaaaagtatgtttttttttcaaaatttcttctaaTACAGTGCTTAGCCCACTAATTCTAAACTATTTGTTAGGTTTATTTgttaaaacatttaatttattgtaataataaaaatagataTTATACGACAATAATACGATTAATACGTTTTGAACATGTCATAAAGATGGCATGAAATTACATTGAATGATTTCTATGTATTATGTGAGATTTCAGAGTACTTGACAAATCTCCAATTAAAGGCACTGTAGCTGGTCCAATACTCTATTAAGTTTCAGATCAAATACTTATACGAATAGTCCTGCATTTTTGCAGTTAATTTTCACTGATATTTGTACATgaaagatatttttttcaagtaCATCTGAAATCTGAAGAGTAGCGATGAAGAAACAAAACAGGTCAAACCATGTGAGACCAGCAAAGATACAAAACAGCACGTCATGCATATTGACaaggaggaggaaaagaaaagagatagagaggaaaggaaaaaaagagtagtactagtatagtaGAGCTACATACATAAatgtccctttttcttttctttctaggTAAGAAAGGTGTAGagagcaagaaaagaagaagaaaaaaagagatttaAAATGGAACAAAAGGGCACAAAAAcagtcaccaccaccactcccaaATCCCTCTCAGAAATTAGGACTTGTAGAGCCCATCTCTGAGCCCCTGCCTTGCTGGCCCTGaacctctctctcttcctggttgcttcttttgcagtttttttttttcccttcctcctctcttgaTTGTGTTGTGCAGTTTGTTTGTGTAGTGGAGGAGGAGATAAAAAAGATACCCTGATCTATCTGTTCATCGAGGCTGTCTGCAAGATTTGGCAGGAGAGGTAGGCAGGGGGGGAGAAGCGAAAAAGCGCATCTTTTTTTAGTCGTCTTGGTTCAGTTTCCTGGTTGCTTCTTTTGGATcctggagaggagaggaggagcccACCGTTTCTCCACCAAAAACCCAATCCTTGCTGCTTCCTCCGAGCTTGAGATCGATTGGTTCCTTCCAGATCTAAGGCCACCCCTTTCGGCTGCGAGATCGATCGCGCAGGAATCTCGAAGCTAATCctagaaagaaagagagaaaaaaaaggcgagTTCTTTTTCGCTTCTTTCTCCTTATGTTCCAAAATGCAAGTAGAGTAGGGTTGTCTCGTTGATCCTTCTCCCTCTGATGATCATATGGTTTGTGGTTCTTGATCCTGGGATGCGTGTTTGTTTGGATGCAATTGCAGGTTTCGCGAAGAaacgagaggaggagagggaaggtAAAGGAATGGGCTTTGTGAGGAAGTGGGCGATGGGGAGGTGTCGGAGATGAAGGATGCTATCTGCTGCGATGGAATACTTGAGATCTTGCTGGGgcccggcgtcgtcgccggccgggcGCCCCCGCAAAGGATCGGATGCGGCGGGGCGGCAGGATGGGCTGCTGTGGTACAAGGACGCCGgccagctcgtcgccggcgagttCTCGATGGCCGTGGTCCAGGCCAACAACCTGCTCGAGGACCACAGCCAGGTGGAATCCGGGCCACTGAGCACCACGGATCCCAACCTGCAGGGCACTCTTGTGGGCGTCTATGATGGGCATGGAGGCCCGGAGACGGCGCGCTACATCAATGACCATCTCTTCAACCATCTGAGGGGTGAGGCCTCTACTGACTACTGCTGCTGAAAATCTTCACCCTTTGATCCAATGCCGATCTCGCTGTGCTATCTGATTAATAGGTGATTGGTCCAATTGTTTATGATGTGCTGCAAGTGTAGATGTGTTTGATATTGATAGTTGTCGAGCGAAAATGGTTTTCAGTTGAGTAGATATCTGTTATAAGCTGCATTGCATCATTGCATGAGATGTGGTTCTGTGCATATTACCGCGAAAAAGCGCGCGCGTATTTGAATGCATCTACTATTAGACCAGGGGCCAGGATTGCCCTAATTTTGACCCATAGATGATTTTCTGGAATGTAATTAAACACATCACATGCCAGTTTAGAAACTGACTGcaagaatttttttatgaatataaAGCATGGCATCTTCTAGTTACATCTGATTGTATAATTATTTGTTTACAAGTAACTGCTAATAATCATTTCTGCCTGTGCATCTCTATAGCTTTAATTACTTGCCAATCATCAGTTGTGCATGCCCATGATTACCTTCCTTTTTCAGGATTTGCTTCTGAGCACAAGTGCATGTCAGCGGATGTGATTCGGAAGGCGTTTCGAGCAACTGAGGAGGGATTCTTTTCTGTAGTTAGTAGTCAATGGTCGATGAGGCCTCAATTAGCGGCAGTAGGCTCTTGCTGTCTGGTTGGTGTGATCTGTGCTGGAAATCTATATATTGCAAACCTTGGCGATTCCCGTGCTGTTCTCGGTAGACTTGTGAAGGGAACTGGAGAGGTTCTGGCTATGCAGTTGTCAGCAGAACACAATGCATCCTTTGAAGAGGTCAGGCGAGAGCTGCAGGCAGCACATCCTGATGATCCCCATATTGTGGTTCTAAAGCACAATGTTTGGCGTGTGAAGGGTATTATCCAGGTACATATCTGGACgtcttaattattttgctatttgTTGTCTATTCATTTTGACTCATCTAATTATTTTGTAGAATCTTGACGTCTTGTTCTAATAATAACTCGCAGACTTTCCCATGCGATTGGCATGGGACTAGATTATAGTCAGCCAACTGAAAGCATAATTGTGTTTGCTGTGCCACTCTTAGGTTTATGTCCAAAATTAGAATTGTACTTCTCTGATACGGATGGAGTAATGCTCTATTATGTACGCCATCCATCTGTACTGTTATAATCTGGACCTGCCTTCATAAAATAAGTGTACATGTTTCTCTTTTTCCCAATTAATCTGGTAATTTCAAACCCTTTAGAACATGCTATGTGATGGCAACTTCTGCAGAATTTAGtgtcttttgtttctttgtttggTAAGAGGAAAATCTCATTTATCACAGCTAAATAAATATAAGTGATTCGATAATTATGCTTCTTTTCAAGTTTCAATAACCATGAATCGATCTTTTTATCTCTAAAACTAATGCAACTGCAATAACATGACACTGCTGTTATGGACCAAGACCAATATGATGTAAAGTTCTTGAATTCAATTGCAATCTCCCTGAAGGAACAATTATTCTGATTGCTTCTGGTAATTAGTGTGTATAAGAGGTGCCGTGATATTTTGTTTAGACTGCTGCGTTCCCACAGCACATCTTACGTGGTGTGATGGTGTGTTCCAGATAACAAGATCCATTGGAGATGTGTATCTGAAGAAACCGGAGTTCAACAGAGAACCTTTGCATAGCAAATTTCGGCTTCAAGAAACTTTCAGGAGGCCTCTTCTTAGTTCTGAACCAGCTATTGTTGTACACCAATTACAGACAACTGATCAGTTCATCATTTTTGCATCTGATGGACTATGGGAGCATATTAGTAATCAGGAAGCAGTTGATCTTGTCCAACATAATCCCCGCAATGTATGTGTTCTTATCTtatgtaaattaattatttcaatGGCGAAGTGCTTGTTCATATTATTGCTTGTCCAATAAAAGAAATCTTGATACGTTTTTGTAATAGTTACATGCTTTGATTGTTATTATCATTAGGGTAAATAGATGATTGGATGTCAATTGTCTGAGAAAGTAGAGAAGATCATGTTGAATATCTTTAGAACTTGCTGTTCTAAGTTTCTTTTAAATGTAACAAATATTCAGAAAGAACTTGTTAGGTATATGTTAATACGATACCATATGAAATTATGTAGGCACCTTTACATTGTGAGTAGAAAGCCTTTAGGATTGTAGCTGTTTATTGGTTGTAGCCCTGTAGGTGTTTTAGGAATTCAGATTTGTACGGGATCTGCTATTAGGGGTATGATCAATTTGTTAATGTTGTTTGAGACAACTGCACTGTATTTGGTCCGAATTCTGTAATTTTTCTCCATCCAATCCTATGCCCCTGATAATCTAGCAGGTTCTTTCTTTACGCTGTATAATCCTTTTCCTATCACTTTATTTGATTCTTAATCCTTGAATGAATTCGATTCATGAAAATACATGTGTcacttaaatagttaaattgtTTGCACTGAAATTCTTCAATTGTTGATATGATATGGATCCTATTAATATATGCACTATACATGAAGATCAATACTGATGAGCTGTTACGTTGCTAATTTGTTCATATTCCTTGCAACTTCACACACTATATCTGTCCACCTCAAGATGCTCACTACGGATCCATCTTAAATGGTTTTCTAAACTTATTAGTTCCAGATCATGTAGTGCAACCCAGCCTCATCAAATGAAATCTTGTACTCTATTTTTTTGTGCTTTTATTCATCTTACAGATAACAATTAATTGCTTATCTTACTAATGCTACTATAACTTCCTGCGTATCAGGGGATTGCTAGAAGACTAGTAAAGGCTGCAATGCAGCAGGCAGCAAAAAAGAGGGAGATGAGGTATTCAGATCTGAAGAAAATCGATCGTGGGGTAAGGCGGCACTTCCATGATGATATAACAGTTGTTGTGGTGTTCTTTGATTCGAATGCCATAACCACTGCTAACTGGAGCCGACCTTCAGTTTCTCTTCGAGGGGGTGGTGTTACTCTCCCTGCAAATTCCCTTGCTCCATTCTCAGTTCCTACATAGCTAAGAAGCTCTTTTTAAAAACAGCACCGAATTTAAGAATGCAAGAagaccaaaaaagaaaaaaaagaaaaaaaaagaggaagaaaaggaaaaggaagagagCATCAGTTGTGATTAACTGTTGCGTGATTTCTTCTGCGTTGTTCTTGTAAAACCTTTTTAGATTCAAACTTGGTGACTAGTGTACTGATAGCAAGGTATAAGATTAGATTATtcttagcttttctttttcaccCCTTTTTTCACGCTCATGGGATATCAGGTGGTTGTACATTCTCTGGATCATCTTGTGATAATAGTTCATCATCCCTTCTTTTGTTAACTCCTTCAGAAATCACAATGCTGTTTTATCGCGTCACCTTGAGACAACCTTTTCTATGAGCAGCAGGTTGCTTTCATGATAATAGTTTCCAGCCACCATGAATTCAATGATGAATCAAAAGTGGCCTGTGAAGATGATGATTGTAAAAATCTGTTGAACTCAGCCTTTGTCAGCATCCTGCTGTTTACATGATTATGACAGATGTCAACCAAAATTGGGGGCAGCATGAAACGGTGAAGCCGTTGTGATTGCATGCATTTTGTGTTCACCTTTTCAGTTGATGCATCTGTTGCTAGTTTGGTGCGGCACATGTGGTTAACTGGTTCCTGCGCTGCTCAGCGTGCGTACCAACGCTCGGTAGCAAAACTATGAAATCTGAATAACCAACTAGCATGATCAGA
The sequence above is drawn from the Oryza glaberrima chromosome 10, OglaRS2, whole genome shotgun sequence genome and encodes:
- the LOC127786269 gene encoding probable protein phosphatase 2C 72, translating into MLSAAMEYLRSCWGPASSPAGRPRKGSDAAGRQDGLLWYKDAGQLVAGEFSMAVVQANNLLEDHSQVESGPLSTTDPNLQGTLVGVYDGHGGPETARYINDHLFNHLRGFASEHKCMSADVIRKAFRATEEGFFSVVSSQWSMRPQLAAVGSCCLVGVICAGNLYIANLGDSRAVLGRLVKGTGEVLAMQLSAEHNASFEEVRRELQAAHPDDPHIVVLKHNVWRVKGIIQITRSIGDVYLKKPEFNREPLHSKFRLQETFRRPLLSSEPAIVVHQLQTTDQFIIFASDGLWEHISNQEAVDLVQHNPRNGIARRLVKAAMQQAAKKREMRYSDLKKIDRGVRRHFHDDITVVVVFFDSNAITTANWSRPSVSLRGGGVTLPANSLAPFSVPT